TCTTCGCGAAGCGCCTCGCGGTCTGGATGACGTACGAGGACGCCATCCGCGTCGCGGACCTGAAGACGCGGCGCGACCGCTTCGAGCGCATCCGGCGCGAGCAGGGCGCTCCCGAGGACGCGGTGCTCGTGGTGACCGACTATCTGAAGCCGGACCTCGACGAGCTGTACGGGTTGCTGCCTGCCTCGATCGGCGGGCCGATCGCCCGGTGGGCGGAGCGGCGGTGGCCCGAAGGCCGGCCGACCATCGGCCAGCACGTGAAGACCACGGCGGTCCTCGGGTTCCTCCGCGTGTGGCTGCTGGCCCGGCTGCGATGGCTGCGCCCCTCGTCGCTGCGTCGCCAGGGCGAGTTCGCGCTGCTGGGCCGATGGGAGGAGGCGGTGCTGACCGCGGCGCGGCTCGACGAGTCGCTGGCCTGCGAGGTGGCCGAGCTGGCCACCGTGGTGCGCGGCTACGGCGAGGTGCGGCGGCGCCTCTCGCTCGCCGCGCGGCGCTTCCTCGACGAGACCGTGCTGCCCGCGATCGAGCACGATCGCCAGTCCGCCCGCGGCTACGGCCGATCCACCGCGAGCATCCGCGAGGGCCGCCACCGCCTCCTCGCCGATGAGAACGCCACCCGCCTCCCGCTCCCCTCGAGAACCCCATGACCACGACCGCGAACATCACGCTCACCCGCGACGGAGTCATCGCCACCGTCACGCTCAATCGCCCCGACCGCCGCAACTCGCTGAGCGACGAGATGCTGACCGACCTGGGCGCGGCCTTCATCGAGCTGCGCGACGATCGATCGATCCGCGTGGTGATCGTGACCGGCGCGCCGCCGGTGTTCTCCGCCGGGGCCGACGCCGGTCACGCCAAGGCCACCACCGCCGAGGAGCGGCGGCGCCTCTTCGCCTCGCGCAAGAGCCAGTTCCGCCGGCTCTTCGAGCGCGCCAACACCACGCTGGAGAACCTCGAGCAGGCCACCATCGCCGCGATGAACGGTCACGCGGTCGGGGGCGGCTGGGGGCTCGCGCTGGCCTGTGACTTCCGGCTGGCCGCCGCGGAGGCGCAGTTCTGGATCCCGGAGGTGGACCTGGGCGTGCCGCTCGGCATCGGCACCACGACCCGTTTCGTGCGGCTGGTCGGCCCCGCCCGGGCCAAGGAGATCATCATGGGCTGCGCGCGCTACTCCGCGGCCGAGGCGCAGGCCTGGGGCCTCGTGCATCGCGTGGTGCCCGGGGTCGAGCTGGCCAAGGCCACGCGCGAGTACGCCGAGCGCCTCGCGGCCAAGCCCACGAAGCCGCTGGCCGAGGTGAAGGCCCGCATCAACGCGATCGCCCGCACCGGCATTCCCGAGGTCAACGCGATGACCGAGGGCTTCCTCGACCGCGAGTGACCGCGGCGGTCCACCGGCTCGACCACGCGACCAGCGGCCGGACGTGATCGATCGGCTCGCGCCCGAGCGGCGTGAGCCGTCGCCGTCGCGGTATCGACGCGCTCAGGATCCCCCCGGAGACATGCGGGGCGCGGCTTCCCGGCGCGAGCGCGACGGCCGGAGCCGCTGGTACACGTTCTGCCCCCGGGTCTCCTCGAGCAGGAAGCTGATCCCGGCGCCCACCAGCACCAGCAGCGCGCACACCGCGAAGGCGCCGCAGTAGGCCGCGACCGGGTACAACCGTGCCCCGTCGAGCAGCGCGCCCGTCCAGCGCGCGTCGAGGACCGCGCCGACCGGCCCCTGGGTCAACGCGGCGCCGACGAAGCCGCCCAGATTGGTCACCGCGACCGCGATGCCGGCCAGCCGCGGCGGGTTCACCTCGGCGCCGAGCGGCCAGGTGAGCACGAAGCCGCCGCCGACCACGCCCAGGAGCAGGAACAGCAGGCAGACCAAGGACAGCGGCAGGGTGCCCAGCGTCACCAGGAACCCGAGCCAGACCACGAACTGGCCGGTGGCGAGGATCGTGTAGGGCAGCTTGCGTCGGTGGAGAACCCGGTCGGAGAGATAGCCGGTGAGCGGGGCAGAGACGAGCAGCGCCATCGAGGGCAGCGAGGCGTAGAGCGCCGCCTGGGTGGAGCCGAGCCCGTAGACGTCACGGAGGAAGGGCACGCTCCAGAGGAAGAAATTCCCCATCGCGGCGTAGAGGAAGAAGAAGCACAGGAACGGCGGCCAGGTATACCGATTGCGCACCACGGCCAGCGTGCCGGTCATGACCTCGCGAAACGACGGGCCGCGCCCCGCCCGGTGCCGCGCGGCCGCGGGCTGGTCGCGCACCAGCGCCAGGCAGAGCAGCGCGCCCGCGATCGTGACCGCGCCGATGATGACCAGCGCGCCGCGCCAGGAGAGATGCGCGGCCAGCGCGGCGAGCGGGGCGTTGCCGATCAGCGCGCCGAGGACGCCGACGGTGGCGGTCAGCGCCGACATCATGCCGAACTGCGTGGGCGGAAACCACGAGGCCGCGATCTTCAGCGCGCCCGTGAAGGTGACCGCGGCGCCCAGGCCGACCAGCAGCCGACCCGTGAAGAGCACGAGCGGGCTCGCCGCGAGCCCCATCGCGAGGGAGCCCAGGCCCATCACCGCCCCGCCCGCGGTGATGACCCGGCGCGGGCCGAGGCTGTCGATGAGGACGCCGCCCGGCACCATGAAGCCCGCGTAGGAGTAGAAGTACATCGCGGAGAGCAGGCCCAGCTCGGTGCCGGTCATGCCGAAGGCCTGCATCAGGTCCTTCGCGATGACGCCGGGCGCCGCCCGGTGCAGGAACGCGATCAGGAAGACCAGGGCGGGGATGCCCCACATCCGCCAGCGCTGTCCCCGGTCGGCGGCCATCGCTCAGCGGGTCCAGAACCCGGCCGGATCGCACTCGCGCACGATGGCCAGCTCGGCCGGGGTCGGCGTCGGGGTCGGTCCGACGTCGGCCGCGGCCGCGAGGTCGAACCCGGTGGCGGCGCGCACGCTCTCCACGCTCTGCCCCGGGTGGTACGAGGCCAGGTACATCGCGCACGTGGCCGCATCGAAGCGGAAGACGCCGAGCGTGGTGACGACCGCCGCGGGCCCGCCGCCGGCGAGGCCGACGCGCTCGCGCCAGCCGGGGCCGTCGCCGAAGCCGGGCGAGGTGATGAAGTCCACGCGCTCCCGGAAGCGGTGCTTCTCCTGCGGCATGATGACCACGAAGCGGCGGGCCAGGCTCGCGATGTCGGCCCCGCCGCCGCTGCCGGGCAGCCGGACCTTCGGCCGATGCCAGTCGCCGATGTACGAGGTGTTCAGGTTGCCGAATCGGTCGATCTCGGCTCCCCCGATGAAGCCCAGGTCCACCAGACCCTGCTGGAGCAAGGCCATGATCTCGATGGTGCCCGTGCACCAGAGCGCGCCCGAGATGTTGGGCGGGTCGCTCATGGTCAAGAGCGTCTCGGGCGACGGCTGATCGCGGACGATTCCGTTCTCGAAGAGGCCGACCGCGCCGGGGGCGTGCGTCCGCTTGGCGTACGCGAAGGCGATGAGGGGCAAGCGCATGCCGACGAACACGACGTCGTCGTCACGGATCTCACGCGCGGCGGCGATGACCATGAGCTCGCGATCCGTGAAGCCCGACTCTCGCGGCTCTTTCATCGCCCGTCGTGGGGGAGGGTTCGTCCGAGCATCCCGGTCGAGGATTTCTGGCCGGTCATTGCCTGCGACGACCGGACGTGCCGCCCCAGGAGCAGGATTGCGCGGGCCAAGCCCGCGCGCGAACGAAGATTACTCAGACACGCTCCTGGACTGGCGGCGGACGCCGGCGGTCTCGTCCACGTGCGCCCTGGCGAGATGCTCCTGGAACGGACGCCACCGGCCCGCTCCGCGCGGGCCGTGCCGGACGAGGAGATCCGGGCCCCTGCCTTCCTGGAGCATGTGGATGGGTGCGCCGCGGATCGAGAGCTCGCGCGCCATCGGCATCGTGCTGCGGAGCTTAGCACACCGCCCGCGGCGGCTGACCGCGGGGGCTAGCGGCCGCGCAGCTTCGGGTCGAGCGCGTCGCGCAGGGAGTCGCCGAAGAGGCTGAAGCCGAAGACGGCCAGGCTGATGGCGACCCCGGGGAACAGGCCGATCCACGGAGCCTTCTCGGCGTACGCCGGCGCCGAGCCGGAGAGCATCAGCCCCCACGACGGCGTCGGCTCCGCGGCGCCGAGGCCCAGGTAGGAGAGCGCGGCCTCGGCGAGGATCGCGGTGCCGAGCTGCGCGGTGAGCATGATCAGGTAGGGCGCGAGCACGTTGGGCAGGATGTGCTGCGCCACCACGCGCGCGTGCGAGGCCCCGAGGCCGTGGGCCGCTTCCACGTACTGGTTCTGCTTGATCGAGAGCGCGGTGGCCCGCACCACCCGGGCCGCCCGCGGGATGATCGGGATGGACACCGCGATCACCACGTTGGGCACCGCCGGGCCCAGGATCGAGGCCACCGCGAGGGCCAGGATCAGCTGGGGGAACGCGAGCAGGATGTCCATCATCCGCTCGAGCAGGAGATCGGCGGTCCCGCCGCAGTAGGCGCTCACGACGCCCAGCGTGGCGCCGATCGAGCAGCCGGCGAGCGAGGCGGCGAAGCCGACGAACAGGGCGATGCGCGCCCCGTACATGACTCGGCTCAGCACGTCACGCCCGAACTCGTCGGTTCCGAACCAGTGCTCGGCGACGGGCCGCACGAACTGGGCCGCATAGTCGGGCTGGTAGGGATCGTAGGGCGCCAGCCAGGGGGCGGTGAGCGCGACGACCAGCATGGCCAGGATGATGAAGGCGCCGACCGCGCCCAGCGGCTGGGTGCGGACGAAGGTCACCACGTGGCCGAGCCAGCCGAGCTGCGGGGCCAGGGGCGCCGAAGCCGCCGTCTCGATCAGCGAGACGTCGACGCTCATCTCAGTGGTAGCGGATGCGCGGGTCGAGCCACGCGTAGGCCAGGTCGATCAGGAGGTTCACGATCACGAAGCAGAAGGCGATGAGGAAGACCAGGGCCTGCACCACCGGGTAGTCGCGGTGGGCCACCGCGTCCACCACGAAGCGGCCGACCCCGTTCA
The sequence above is a segment of the Candidatus Methylomirabilota bacterium genome. Coding sequences within it:
- a CDS encoding enoyl-CoA hydratase/isomerase family protein; translated protein: MTTTANITLTRDGVIATVTLNRPDRRNSLSDEMLTDLGAAFIELRDDRSIRVVIVTGAPPVFSAGADAGHAKATTAEERRRLFASRKSQFRRLFERANTTLENLEQATIAAMNGHAVGGGWGLALACDFRLAAAEAQFWIPEVDLGVPLGIGTTTRFVRLVGPARAKEIIMGCARYSAAEAQAWGLVHRVVPGVELAKATREYAERLAAKPTKPLAEVKARINAIARTGIPEVNAMTEGFLDRE
- a CDS encoding MFS transporter, which produces MAADRGQRWRMWGIPALVFLIAFLHRAAPGVIAKDLMQAFGMTGTELGLLSAMYFYSYAGFMVPGGVLIDSLGPRRVITAGGAVMGLGSLAMGLAASPLVLFTGRLLVGLGAAVTFTGALKIAASWFPPTQFGMMSALTATVGVLGALIGNAPLAALAAHLSWRGALVIIGAVTIAGALLCLALVRDQPAAARHRAGRGPSFREVMTGTLAVVRNRYTWPPFLCFFFLYAAMGNFFLWSVPFLRDVYGLGSTQAALYASLPSMALLVSAPLTGYLSDRVLHRRKLPYTILATGQFVVWLGFLVTLGTLPLSLVCLLFLLLGVVGGGFVLTWPLGAEVNPPRLAGIAVAVTNLGGFVGAALTQGPVGAVLDARWTGALLDGARLYPVAAYCGAFAVCALLVLVGAGISFLLEETRGQNVYQRLRPSRSRREAAPRMSPGGS
- a CDS encoding CoA-transferase, with amino-acid sequence MKEPRESGFTDRELMVIAAAREIRDDDVVFVGMRLPLIAFAYAKRTHAPGAVGLFENGIVRDQPSPETLLTMSDPPNISGALWCTGTIEIMALLQQGLVDLGFIGGAEIDRFGNLNTSYIGDWHRPKVRLPGSGGGADIASLARRFVVIMPQEKHRFRERVDFITSPGFGDGPGWRERVGLAGGGPAAVVTTLGVFRFDAATCAMYLASYHPGQSVESVRAATGFDLAAAADVGPTPTPTPAELAIVRECDPAGFWTR
- a CDS encoding ABC transporter permease; this translates as MSVDVSLIETAASAPLAPQLGWLGHVVTFVRTQPLGAVGAFIILAMLVVALTAPWLAPYDPYQPDYAAQFVRPVAEHWFGTDEFGRDVLSRVMYGARIALFVGFAASLAGCSIGATLGVVSAYCGGTADLLLERMMDILLAFPQLILALAVASILGPAVPNVVIAVSIPIIPRAARVVRATALSIKQNQYVEAAHGLGASHARVVAQHILPNVLAPYLIMLTAQLGTAILAEAALSYLGLGAAEPTPSWGLMLSGSAPAYAEKAPWIGLFPGVAISLAVFGFSLFGDSLRDALDPKLRGR